One segment of Rhodanobacter thiooxydans DNA contains the following:
- a CDS encoding cold-shock protein, which produces MSDRQSGTVKWFNDAKGFGFITPESGDDLFVHFRAIQGTGFKSLQEGQRVTFIVTKGQKGLQAEEVQAV; this is translated from the coding sequence ATGTCGGATCGTCAGAGCGGTACAGTCAAGTGGTTCAACGACGCCAAGGGTTTTGGCTTCATCACCCCGGAAAGCGGTGACGACCTGTTCGTGCATTTCCGCGCGATCCAGGGCACGGGCTTCAAGTCCCTGCAGGAAGGCCAGCGCGTCACGTTCATCGTCACCAAGGGCCAGAAGGGCCTGCAGGCTGAGGAAGTCCAGGCGGTCTGA
- a CDS encoding pirin family protein translates to MSDRHITRRIRGMDTSDGAGVKLKRVIGQPGLDMLDPFLLLDEFRSDSAGDYIAGFPEHPHRGFETVTYMLAGHMQHQDNHGNRGDLTPGSVQWMTAGRGILHSEMPQQENGLMWGFQLWVNLPAADKMTAPRYQDIGPERIPVVQPAAGVEVKVIAGELAGATGPVEGIVTAPVYLDIGLQPGAQFTLDLPAGHHGFAYVFDGEAALVGGEQLQRSELGVLSDGTQLQLAGGDTPSRLLVVAGKPLNESVARYGPFVMNTPEQIHEAIADFRAGKF, encoded by the coding sequence ATGAGCGACCGCCACATCACCCGCCGCATCCGCGGCATGGACACGTCCGACGGCGCCGGCGTGAAGCTGAAGCGCGTGATCGGCCAGCCCGGGCTGGACATGCTCGACCCGTTCCTGCTGCTGGACGAATTCCGCTCCGACAGCGCCGGCGACTACATCGCCGGTTTCCCGGAGCATCCACATCGCGGCTTCGAGACGGTCACCTACATGCTGGCCGGGCACATGCAGCACCAGGACAACCACGGCAACCGCGGCGACCTCACCCCGGGCAGCGTGCAGTGGATGACCGCCGGCCGCGGCATCCTGCATTCGGAAATGCCGCAGCAGGAAAATGGCCTGATGTGGGGCTTCCAGCTGTGGGTGAACCTGCCGGCGGCCGACAAGATGACCGCGCCGCGCTACCAGGACATCGGCCCCGAGCGGATTCCGGTGGTGCAGCCGGCCGCAGGCGTCGAAGTGAAGGTGATCGCCGGCGAACTGGCCGGCGCCACCGGTCCGGTCGAGGGCATCGTCACCGCGCCGGTGTACCTGGACATCGGCCTGCAGCCGGGCGCGCAGTTCACGCTGGATCTTCCGGCCGGGCATCACGGCTTCGCCTACGTGTTCGATGGCGAGGCGGCCCTGGTCGGCGGCGAGCAACTGCAACGCAGCGAACTGGGCGTGCTGTCCGACGGCACGCAACTGCAGCTGGCCGGCGGCGACACGCCATCGCGCCTGCTGGTGGTCGCCGGCAAGCCGCTGAACGAAAGCGTGGCGCGCTACGGGCCGTTCGTGATGAACACGCCCGAACAGATCCACGAAGCGATCGCCGACTTCCGCGCCGGCAAGTTCTGA
- a CDS encoding carbohydrate ABC transporter permease: protein MNSPRSAWLFLAPALVVLGVFFLLPVLAALALSLTDYDLYALADIRNLRFVALGNYWELLQRPLFWSALGHTVYFVAVGVPLSMGASLGAALLLNSPLARCKPLLRTALFAPVVTTVVATAVIWRYLFNTKYGMANYLLGLLDVHPVDWLGDPHWAMPTIIAFAVWKNFGYNMIIFLAGLQAIPPELYEAARIDGASSWRQFRHITLPMLKPTLLMVGILTVSGYFQLFAEPYVMTEGGPLQSTVSVLYLMYDEGFKWWNLGSASAVAFLLFLIMFAVTVLMLKLSRRGDAS from the coding sequence GTGAATTCGCCGCGCAGCGCGTGGCTGTTCCTCGCGCCGGCGCTGGTGGTGCTGGGCGTGTTCTTCCTGCTGCCGGTGCTGGCTGCGCTCGCGCTCAGCCTCACCGATTACGACCTCTACGCGCTGGCCGATATCCGCAACCTGCGCTTCGTGGCGCTGGGCAATTACTGGGAACTGCTGCAGCGGCCGCTGTTCTGGTCGGCGCTGGGCCACACGGTGTATTTCGTCGCGGTGGGCGTGCCATTGTCGATGGGCGCCTCGCTCGGTGCGGCGCTGCTGCTGAACTCGCCGCTGGCGCGTTGCAAGCCGCTGCTGCGCACCGCGCTGTTCGCGCCGGTGGTGACCACGGTGGTGGCCACCGCGGTGATCTGGCGCTACTTGTTCAACACCAAATACGGCATGGCGAACTATCTGCTGGGACTGCTGGACGTCCATCCGGTGGACTGGCTGGGCGACCCGCACTGGGCGATGCCGACGATCATCGCGTTCGCGGTGTGGAAGAACTTCGGCTACAACATGATCATCTTCCTGGCCGGCCTGCAGGCGATTCCGCCGGAGCTGTACGAGGCCGCGCGCATCGACGGCGCATCCAGCTGGCGGCAGTTCCGCCACATCACCCTGCCGATGCTGAAACCGACCCTGCTGATGGTGGGCATCCTCACCGTGTCGGGCTACTTCCAGCTGTTCGCCGAGCCCTACGTGATGACTGAGGGCGGCCCGCTGCAGAGCACCGTCAGCGTGCTGTACCTGATGTACGACGAGGGCTTCAAGTGGTGGAACCTCGGCTCGGCCTCGGCGGTGGCGTTCCTGCTGTTCCTGATCATGTTCGCGGTGACCGTGCTGATGCTGAAGCTGTCGCGCCGCGGAGACGCCTCGTGA
- a CDS encoding YecA family protein, translating to MTSKTEWPSSLDDNELDELDRYLRAHTGEGDLLLDGVHGLLSALAVGPLLVLPDEWLPEVLHEPFTDEDEGNRVLALLAKLNDSIIAELEVDAYEPILGEVELEGGPMLSAAGWCEGFSRGIDLRAGLWEGRLAEDPQLMELLGPVMALAVDEGILSADAEFEKLSDDEYDECLSQVPAVLGAVNQYWQAQPATEAEVEAMVRQQQPDTGDDGNPPRQRSGHWVH from the coding sequence ATGACCTCGAAGACCGAATGGCCCAGCTCGCTGGACGACAACGAACTGGACGAGCTGGACCGCTACCTGCGCGCGCACACCGGCGAGGGTGACCTGTTGCTGGATGGCGTGCACGGCCTGCTTTCGGCGCTGGCGGTCGGCCCGCTGCTGGTGCTGCCGGACGAATGGCTGCCCGAGGTGCTGCACGAGCCGTTCACCGACGAGGACGAAGGCAACCGGGTGCTGGCGCTGCTGGCCAAGCTCAACGATTCGATCATCGCCGAACTGGAGGTCGACGCCTACGAGCCGATCCTCGGCGAGGTCGAGCTGGAAGGCGGCCCGATGCTGTCCGCCGCCGGCTGGTGCGAAGGCTTCAGCCGCGGCATCGACCTGCGTGCCGGGCTGTGGGAGGGCCGGCTGGCCGAGGACCCGCAGCTGATGGAACTGCTCGGCCCGGTGATGGCGCTGGCGGTGGACGAGGGCATTCTCAGCGCGGACGCCGAATTCGAGAAGCTCAGCGACGACGAATACGACGAATGCCTGTCGCAGGTGCCGGCCGTGCTCGGGGCGGTGAACCAGTATTGGCAGGCCCAGCCCGCCACCGAGGCCGAAGTCGAGGCGATGGTGCGCCAGCAGCAGCCCGACACCGGCGACGACGGCAATCCGCCGCGCCAGCGCAGCGGGCACTGGGTGCACTGA
- a CDS encoding TonB-dependent receptor, with the protein MANQRTLPRHISLALAGLLVSTLALPGVQAQTSTAILRGHVSAAQGQVPTEVVATNVATGFVSKAKVNADGNYTLAGLAPGSYTIRSGGASQTVTVQVGQSLNLNLDASAAPSNVNATNLQGVTVNAATLVETRTSEVATNVTQKQIQTLPQNERNFLDFAKLVPGVVTSRDPTQKTFSSGGQSAENVNVFIDGASLKNNVLKGGIAGQDSTRGNPFSQEAVQEFRVLTNNYKAEYEQAGTAIITAVTKSGTNEFHGSLYDYYQNQGMIAQNSFDKKNHVKKPDYKREQRGFTLGGPIIKDVAQFFINYEERKDTANNTVQINDPRFAQYNGTFSAPFNEKTFFGKLSWQPNHNNNVDLSLTTRRDSEQLGFGGNTTYSARSNRKNNVDDLLVKWQSRGDSWTNDLLLDAGTAKWHPTSAESGSVRSIYDPGIAVIGSGSDLQDKGQDQRTLRDDFTWFGLDKHTIKAGVKYAAYGITLEQNSATVPTYYFQEGAAFPGGFNSPYKAVYSPTGASANLHTNQLGLYVQDDWDITERLQLNLGLRWDYETNALNKDYVTPAVQIPTLQYLGLQNYISTGDRKAYKGAIQPRLGFSLDVSKNGDQSTTIFGGAGRYYDRTPFDWISQEELHSLVPNYTFLFSPGGVTPGTIAWNPSYLTPAGLNTLLASGAAGFSSEIDVINNNTRPPHTDQFSLGVRQVLGDWTASLTLARVLGYDQFTWVWNRLPEPGFVLNQMPGSPYGVVLHNTDKKTQSSSVLISIDKPYTEASGWGVGLAYTYQRARQQGNDNYSLDYVDPAGYPADHVGEKQHLVLNGIVRGPWDTRLTGIFTYGSGLPYDYFANVPGCDYNCIFFHNGKYGQKYLNLDLSIAKDFRWGESQALELRFDVMNVFNRDVDNGYINNQYNWGTTSPNPDFGRATSADPNQTRRFQIGARYTF; encoded by the coding sequence ATGGCCAATCAACGCACGTTACCCAGGCATATCTCACTGGCCCTCGCCGGCCTGCTGGTCAGTACGCTCGCACTGCCGGGCGTGCAGGCCCAGACCAGCACGGCGATCCTGCGCGGGCACGTCAGCGCCGCGCAGGGGCAGGTACCCACCGAGGTCGTCGCCACCAATGTCGCCACCGGCTTCGTCAGCAAGGCGAAGGTCAACGCCGACGGCAACTACACCCTGGCCGGACTGGCGCCGGGCAGCTACACCATCCGCTCCGGCGGGGCCAGCCAGACCGTCACCGTGCAGGTCGGCCAGTCGCTGAACCTGAACCTCGACGCCAGCGCCGCGCCCAGCAACGTCAACGCCACCAACTTGCAGGGCGTCACGGTGAATGCCGCCACGCTGGTGGAGACGCGCACCTCGGAAGTGGCCACCAACGTCACCCAGAAGCAGATCCAGACGCTGCCGCAGAACGAGCGCAACTTCCTCGATTTCGCCAAGCTGGTGCCGGGCGTGGTCACCTCGCGCGACCCCACCCAGAAAACCTTTTCCTCCGGTGGTCAGTCGGCCGAGAATGTAAACGTTTTCATCGACGGAGCCAGCCTGAAGAACAACGTGCTCAAGGGCGGCATCGCCGGCCAGGACTCGACCCGCGGCAACCCGTTCTCGCAGGAGGCGGTGCAGGAATTCCGCGTGCTGACCAACAACTACAAGGCCGAGTACGAGCAGGCCGGCACCGCGATCATCACCGCGGTCACCAAGTCGGGCACCAACGAGTTCCACGGCTCGCTGTACGACTACTACCAGAACCAGGGGATGATCGCGCAGAACTCGTTCGACAAGAAAAACCACGTCAAGAAACCCGACTACAAGCGCGAGCAGCGCGGCTTCACCCTGGGCGGCCCGATCATCAAGGACGTGGCGCAGTTCTTCATCAACTACGAGGAACGCAAGGACACCGCCAACAACACGGTGCAGATCAACGACCCGCGCTTTGCCCAGTACAACGGCACCTTCTCCGCACCGTTCAACGAAAAGACCTTCTTCGGCAAGTTGAGCTGGCAGCCGAACCACAACAACAACGTCGACCTCAGCCTGACCACCCGCCGCGACAGCGAACAGCTCGGCTTCGGCGGCAACACCACCTACAGCGCGCGCAGCAACCGCAAGAACAACGTCGACGACCTGCTGGTGAAATGGCAGTCGCGCGGCGACAGCTGGACCAACGACCTGCTGCTCGATGCCGGCACCGCGAAGTGGCACCCGACCTCGGCCGAATCCGGCTCGGTGCGCAGCATCTACGACCCCGGCATCGCGGTGATCGGCAGCGGCAGCGACCTGCAGGACAAGGGCCAGGACCAGCGCACCCTGCGCGACGACTTCACCTGGTTCGGCCTGGACAAGCACACCATCAAGGCTGGCGTGAAGTACGCCGCCTACGGCATCACGCTGGAGCAGAACAGCGCCACCGTGCCCACCTACTACTTCCAGGAGGGCGCCGCCTTCCCCGGCGGCTTCAATTCGCCGTACAAGGCGGTGTACTCGCCCACCGGCGCCAGCGCCAACCTGCATACCAACCAGCTCGGCCTGTACGTGCAGGACGACTGGGACATCACCGAACGCCTGCAGCTGAACCTGGGCCTGCGCTGGGATTACGAGACCAATGCGCTGAACAAGGACTACGTGACGCCGGCGGTGCAGATCCCCACGCTGCAATACCTGGGCCTGCAGAACTACATCAGCACCGGCGACCGCAAGGCCTACAAGGGTGCGATCCAGCCGCGGCTGGGCTTCTCGCTGGACGTCAGCAAGAACGGCGACCAGAGCACCACGATCTTCGGCGGGGCCGGCCGCTACTACGACCGCACGCCGTTCGACTGGATCAGCCAGGAGGAACTGCACTCGCTGGTGCCCAACTACACCTTCCTGTTCAGTCCCGGCGGCGTCACCCCCGGCACCATCGCGTGGAACCCGAGCTACCTCACGCCAGCCGGCCTCAACACCTTGCTGGCGTCCGGCGCGGCCGGCTTCAGCTCCGAGATCGACGTGATCAACAACAACACCCGGCCGCCGCACACCGACCAGTTCAGCCTCGGCGTGCGCCAGGTGCTGGGTGACTGGACCGCCTCGCTGACGCTGGCCCGCGTGCTCGGCTACGACCAGTTCACCTGGGTGTGGAACCGCCTGCCGGAACCGGGCTTCGTGCTGAACCAGATGCCGGGCAGCCCATACGGCGTGGTGCTGCACAACACCGACAAGAAGACCCAGTCCAGCAGCGTGCTGATCAGCATCGACAAGCCGTACACCGAGGCCTCCGGCTGGGGCGTGGGGCTGGCCTACACCTACCAGCGCGCGCGCCAGCAAGGCAACGACAACTACTCGCTCGACTACGTCGATCCGGCCGGCTATCCCGCCGACCACGTCGGCGAGAAGCAGCACCTGGTGCTGAACGGCATCGTGCGCGGGCCGTGGGACACCCGCCTGACCGGCATCTTCACCTACGGCTCCGGCCTGCCCTACGACTACTTCGCCAACGTGCCGGGCTGCGATTACAACTGCATCTTCTTCCACAACGGCAAGTACGGGCAGAAGTACCTCAACCTCGACCTGTCGATCGCCAAGGATTTCCGCTGGGGCGAGAGCCAGGCGCTGGAGCTGCGCTTCGACGTGATGAACGTGTTCAACCGCGACGTCGACAACGGCTACATCAACAACCAGTACAACTGGGGCACGACCAGCCCGAACCCCGACTTCGGCCGCGCCACCAGCGCCGACCCGAACCAGACCCGCCGCTTCCAGATCGGCGCGCGCTACACGTTCTGA
- a CDS encoding glucoamylase family protein, giving the protein MTFPHRRSWLSSLLLGLALVVAAPASPAWQAQPAAAQARAPAVPALVNDLEQRSFRFFWDSANPANGLIPDHYPGESFSSIAAVGFGLTAYGVGVERGYITRRQAIERTLATLRFFDSAPQNDSEDDASGYRGFFYHFLDMHSGKRTARWTELSSVDTTLLLGGVLFAQSYYDRDTPAEHEIRTLADRIYRRVDWPWMQPRAPLVSMGWTPGGHFIPHDWEGYNEAMLLYVLALGSPTHPVGADAWKAWTRTYDRHWGQFEGQQLLNFGPLFGHQYSHVWIDFRGIRDAWNRQHDLDYFENSRRAVIAQRNYAIANPGGWTGYGPNVWGLTASNGPGGVVMEGQRRREFHGYTARGAGLGWVVDDGTIAPTAAGGSIAFAPELVIPALEAMKHRYGKDIYGEYGFVDAFNPSFHMRTELRTGKLLPMGWVDTVYLGIDQGPIVLMIENWRSDFVWKVMKKNPYIRKGLERAGFEGGWLGAGAPEK; this is encoded by the coding sequence ATGACGTTTCCCCACCGCCGCTCATGGCTCTCCTCGCTCCTGCTGGGCCTCGCCCTGGTCGTCGCGGCCCCGGCCAGCCCCGCCTGGCAGGCGCAGCCCGCCGCCGCACAGGCCCGCGCGCCAGCCGTGCCGGCGCTGGTCAACGACCTCGAACAACGCAGCTTCCGTTTCTTCTGGGACAGCGCGAACCCCGCCAACGGGCTGATCCCCGACCACTATCCCGGCGAATCGTTTTCCAGCATCGCCGCGGTCGGCTTCGGCCTGACTGCCTACGGCGTGGGCGTGGAGCGCGGCTACATCACGCGCAGGCAGGCGATCGAACGCACCCTGGCCACGCTGCGCTTCTTCGACAGCGCGCCACAAAATGACAGCGAGGACGACGCCAGCGGCTACCGCGGCTTCTTCTACCACTTCCTCGACATGCACAGCGGCAAGCGCACCGCGCGCTGGACCGAGCTGTCCAGCGTGGACACCACCCTGCTGCTCGGCGGCGTGCTGTTCGCGCAGTCGTACTACGACCGCGACACGCCGGCCGAGCACGAGATCCGCACACTGGCCGACCGCATCTACCGCCGCGTCGACTGGCCGTGGATGCAGCCGCGCGCACCGCTGGTCAGCATGGGCTGGACGCCGGGCGGCCACTTCATCCCGCACGACTGGGAGGGCTACAACGAGGCCATGCTGCTGTACGTGCTGGCGCTGGGCTCGCCCACCCATCCGGTCGGCGCCGATGCATGGAAGGCATGGACCCGCACGTACGACCGCCACTGGGGCCAGTTCGAAGGCCAGCAACTGCTGAACTTCGGCCCGCTGTTCGGCCACCAGTACAGCCACGTGTGGATCGACTTCCGCGGCATCCGCGACGCCTGGAATCGCCAGCACGACCTGGACTACTTCGAGAACAGCCGCCGCGCGGTGATCGCCCAGCGCAACTACGCCATTGCCAACCCCGGCGGCTGGACCGGCTACGGCCCGAACGTGTGGGGGCTGACCGCCAGCAACGGTCCGGGCGGGGTCGTCATGGAGGGCCAGCGCCGGCGCGAGTTCCACGGCTACACCGCCCGTGGCGCCGGGCTCGGCTGGGTGGTCGACGACGGCACCATCGCGCCGACCGCGGCCGGCGGCTCGATCGCGTTCGCGCCGGAACTGGTGATCCCCGCGCTGGAGGCGATGAAGCACCGCTACGGCAAGGACATCTACGGCGAGTACGGCTTCGTCGACGCCTTCAACCCCAGCTTCCACATGCGCACGGAACTGCGCACCGGCAAACTGCTGCCGATGGGCTGGGTCGACACTGTCTACCTCGGCATCGACCAGGGCCCGATCGTGCTGATGATCGAGAACTGGCGCAGTGATTTCGTGTGGAAGGTGATGAAGAAGAACCCGTACATCCGCAAGGGACTGGAGCGCGCCGGCTTCGAAGGCGGCTGGCTGGGTGCGGGGGCGCCGGAAAAATGA
- the xth gene encoding exodeoxyribonuclease III, translating to MKIASWNVNSLKVRLPHLTQWLAEAQPDVVALQETKLEDAKFPLDELAAAGYRAVYSGQKTYNGVAILARDEPVDVVTDIPGLDDPQRRILAATIGGLRVVDLYVVNGKAVGDEKYAYKLDWLARVREFLARELERHPKLVVLGDFNICPDERDVYDPVAWGEDILCSPPERAALKAITDLGLHDSFRLFEAEAGHYSWWDYRQAAFRRNMGLRIDLILIGEALKSAATAAAIDREPRRWERPSDHTPVTLELDI from the coding sequence ATGAAGATCGCCTCGTGGAACGTCAATTCGCTGAAGGTGCGCCTGCCGCACCTGACCCAGTGGCTGGCCGAGGCGCAGCCGGACGTGGTGGCGTTGCAGGAAACCAAGCTGGAGGACGCGAAATTCCCGCTCGACGAGCTGGCCGCGGCCGGCTATCGCGCGGTGTATTCGGGGCAGAAGACCTACAACGGCGTGGCGATCCTGGCCCGCGACGAACCCGTCGACGTGGTCACCGACATCCCCGGCCTGGACGACCCGCAGCGGCGCATCCTGGCCGCCACCATCGGCGGTCTGCGCGTGGTCGACCTGTACGTGGTCAATGGCAAGGCGGTCGGCGACGAGAAGTACGCGTACAAGCTGGACTGGCTGGCCAGGGTGCGCGAATTCCTGGCACGCGAGCTGGAGCGCCACCCGAAGCTGGTGGTGCTGGGTGATTTCAACATCTGCCCGGACGAGCGCGACGTCTACGATCCGGTCGCCTGGGGCGAGGACATCCTGTGCTCGCCGCCGGAGCGCGCCGCCCTGAAGGCGATCACCGACCTGGGCCTGCACGACAGTTTCCGGCTGTTCGAAGCCGAGGCCGGGCACTACAGCTGGTGGGACTACCGGCAGGCCGCGTTCCGCCGCAACATGGGCCTGCGCATCGACCTGATCCTGATCGGCGAAGCCCTGAAATCCGCCGCCACCGCGGCAGCGATCGACCGCGAGCCGCGCCGCTGGGAACGCCCCTCCGACCACACGCCGGTGACGCTGGAACTGGATATCTGA
- a CDS encoding carbohydrate ABC transporter permease: MNPRLAKALVNGLLIGGAVVALFPLLWMLSVSFMAPGEASALPPPLLPAHATLGNYRELFVRAGMGRYLLNSLLVAGAITALSLVFNLMAGYAFAKLRFAGRERLFQALLGALVIPAQVAMLPLFLLLKSIGLVNSYAGVVAPALASVFGIFLVRQYARGIPDELLEAARIDGAGEWRIFAQIVLPLLKPVIVTLAIFSFLAAWNDFMWPLIVLTGQEHYTLPIGLASLAREHAQDSELMMAGSVVTVLPVLVLFLALQRYYLEGLLLGSVKG, translated from the coding sequence GTGAATCCGCGGCTGGCCAAGGCACTGGTCAATGGCCTGCTGATCGGCGGCGCGGTGGTCGCGCTGTTCCCGCTGCTGTGGATGCTGTCGGTGTCGTTCATGGCGCCGGGCGAGGCCAGCGCGCTGCCGCCGCCGCTACTGCCGGCACATGCCACGCTCGGCAACTACCGCGAGTTGTTCGTGCGTGCCGGCATGGGTCGCTACCTGCTCAACAGCCTGCTGGTCGCCGGCGCGATCACCGCGCTGTCGCTGGTCTTCAACCTGATGGCCGGCTACGCCTTCGCCAAGCTGCGCTTCGCCGGCCGCGAACGATTGTTCCAGGCGCTGCTGGGCGCGCTGGTGATCCCCGCCCAGGTGGCGATGCTGCCGCTGTTCCTGCTGCTGAAGTCCATCGGCCTGGTCAACAGCTACGCCGGCGTGGTCGCGCCGGCGCTGGCCAGCGTGTTCGGCATCTTCCTGGTGCGCCAGTACGCGCGCGGCATCCCCGACGAACTGCTGGAGGCCGCGCGCATCGACGGCGCCGGCGAGTGGCGCATCTTCGCGCAGATCGTGCTGCCGCTGCTGAAGCCGGTCATCGTGACGCTGGCGATCTTCAGCTTCCTCGCCGCATGGAACGACTTCATGTGGCCGCTGATCGTGCTGACCGGGCAGGAGCACTACACGCTGCCGATCGGACTGGCCTCGCTGGCGCGCGAGCACGCGCAGGACAGCGAGCTGATGATGGCCGGCTCGGTGGTCACCGTGCTGCCGGTGCTCGTCCTGTTCCTGGCGCTGCAACGGTATTACCTGGAGGGTTTGTTGCTGGGCAGCGTGAAGGGCTGA
- a CDS encoding sugar ABC transporter substrate-binding protein encodes MTCGTRPQRSRRGLWLAGIALCGALLGGCTPAPTGQQLTFWTIGREGEAIIQLLPAFERAHPDIHVQVQQLPLTAAHQKLLTAFAGGSTPDLSQLGNTWLPELAALHALEPLQGRVDHSTVVQPHDYFASIWATNVIDGTLYGVPWYVDTRLLFYRRDLLKAAGFDAPPRTWAEWRRMLAALSDPARHRYGILLPTNEYEQLMSLALQQDEPLLRDGGRYGNFESAGFKRALVFYVDTFKLKQAPAITNVEAGNPWTEFGRGVYVFYLSGPWNIGEFRSRLSAAQQDDWATAPLPGPDGAGIGVAGGSSLVIFRASKHKDAAWQLIEYLSQPAVQQRFYELLGDLPPRRSSWQGAALRDDPKLRAFRDQLEQVKPTPAVPEWERIANEMQLVAAKAIAGRLTIDQAAAEMDRRADAILAKRRWVLDHASAGQAPESAR; translated from the coding sequence ATGACCTGCGGCACGCGCCCGCAACGATCGCGGCGTGGCCTGTGGCTGGCCGGGATCGCCTTGTGCGGCGCATTGCTGGGCGGTTGTACGCCGGCACCGACGGGGCAGCAGCTCACGTTCTGGACGATCGGCCGCGAGGGCGAGGCGATCATCCAGCTGCTGCCGGCGTTCGAGCGTGCGCATCCGGACATTCACGTACAGGTACAGCAGCTGCCGCTGACCGCGGCGCACCAGAAGCTGCTCACCGCATTCGCCGGCGGTTCGACCCCCGACCTCAGCCAGCTCGGCAACACCTGGCTGCCGGAACTGGCGGCGCTGCACGCGCTGGAGCCGCTGCAGGGTCGCGTGGACCATTCGACGGTGGTGCAGCCACACGACTACTTCGCCAGCATCTGGGCGACCAATGTGATCGACGGCACCCTGTATGGCGTGCCGTGGTACGTCGATACGCGGTTGCTGTTCTATCGCCGCGACCTGCTCAAGGCCGCCGGCTTCGATGCACCGCCGCGCACCTGGGCGGAATGGCGGCGCATGCTCGCCGCGCTCAGCGATCCCGCGCGGCACCGCTACGGCATCCTGCTGCCGACCAACGAGTACGAGCAGCTGATGTCGCTGGCCTTGCAGCAGGACGAGCCGCTGCTGCGCGACGGCGGCCGCTACGGCAACTTCGAAAGCGCCGGCTTCAAGCGCGCGCTGGTGTTCTACGTCGACACGTTCAAGCTGAAACAAGCACCGGCAATCACCAACGTCGAGGCCGGCAACCCGTGGACCGAATTCGGCCGCGGCGTGTACGTGTTCTACCTGTCCGGGCCGTGGAACATCGGCGAGTTCCGCTCGCGCCTGAGCGCCGCACAGCAGGACGACTGGGCCACCGCGCCGCTGCCTGGCCCCGATGGCGCCGGCATCGGCGTGGCCGGCGGCTCCAGCCTGGTGATCTTCCGCGCCTCGAAACACAAGGACGCCGCCTGGCAGCTGATCGAATACCTGTCGCAGCCGGCGGTGCAGCAGCGCTTCTATGAGCTGCTCGGCGACCTGCCGCCGCGGCGCAGCTCGTGGCAGGGCGCTGCGCTGCGCGACGACCCGAAGCTGCGCGCGTTCCGCGATCAGCTGGAACAGGTGAAGCCCACGCCAGCGGTACCGGAGTGGGAGCGTATCGCCAACGAGATGCAGCTGGTCGCAGCCAAAGCGATCGCCGGCCGGCTGACGATTGACCAGGCGGCGGCCGAGATGGATCGCCGCGCCGACGCGATCCTGGCCAAGCGCCGCTGGGTGCTGGATCACGCCAGCGCCGGTCAGGCACCGGAGTCCGCCCGGTGA